DNA from Devosia yakushimensis:
CGCCGACAATCCCGGCCGCAACGAGCCGGGTACGGGCGAAATCAACTACCCCTTCATCTTCGCGGCGCTGGACCGGCTCGGCTATGCCGGCTGGGTCGGCTGCGAATACAAGCCGAGCGCCGGCACAAGCCAGGGCCTGGGCTGGATGAATCCCTACCGCAAGGAGAACTAGGCCATGAAGATCGGCTTTATCGGACTGGGCGTCATGGGGCGCCCCATGGCCGCACACTTGATCGCTGCCGGACACGACGTCGCGGTCAATCGCGTCAAGCCAATCTCCCAGCATCTTGTCGATGCCGGAGCGCGCGCCGCCGCGACGGCACAGGAGGCCGTCAAAGGCGCCGAAATCGTTATCCTCATGCTGCCCGACACGCCCGATGTCGAGGCCGTGCTATTTGGCCAGGGTGGCATTGCCGAAGCTATCGCGCCGGGCGCGCTGGTCATCGACATGAGCTCCATTTCCCCGGTATCCACCAAGGACTTCGCCGCCCGCGTCAAAGCCAAGGGTGGCGACTATCTCGATGCGCCGGTCTCGGGCGGCGAAGTGGGCGCAAAAAATGCCGCGCTGACCATCATGGTCGGTGGTAGCCAGGAGGCATTCGAGCGGGCGAGACCGCTTTTCGAGCTGATGGGCAAGAACATCAACCGGGTCGGCGAGGTCGGCGACGGCCAAACCGCCAAGGTCGCCAACCAGATCATTGTCGGTCTCACCATTCAGGCTGTGGCCGAGGCCCTGCTGTTCGCCACCCGCGCCGGCGCCGATCCGGTCAAGGTGCGCGAGGCGCTGATGGGTGGGTTTGCCGCCTCACGCATTCTCGAAGTGCATGGCGAGCGCATGAACAATCGCACCTTCGATCCCGGCTTCCGCATCCGCCTGCATCGCAAAGACCTGGCGCTGGCGCTCGACGCCGCCAAAAGCCTCGAACTGGCTTTGCCCAATACCGCCACAACCGCGCAGCTGATGTCGGCGGCCCTGGCCCAGGGCGATGGCGACAAGGACCATTCCGGGCTGATCCGCACGCTCGAAGCACTGTCCAGCGCCACAGCCTAAGCGGCGATAAATATCAGCATTTTCAATGGCGCCGCCGCGGCGCCATGCAGTCTCATTTTGTCTGGAGGAACAACAATGCCACTCGATAGATTGCCCAAAGTGCCCTATGGCGCCGTGTATTTCCGCAAGTCCAACCCGCCCAAGCCGGATTGGGAGCGGGACTATGGCATCGCCGCCGAAGACGGGCTCAATGTCTTCCGCCACTGGTTCATGTGGTCCGCAATCGAGCGGCGGCCGGGCTATTATGAATGGGACGAATTCGACCGCCAGCTCGACCTTGCAGCCAAGAACGGCATGGTGACCGTCATCGCCGAAATGACCCAGACCACGCCGGACTGGGCCTATCGCAAATTCGCTCATGCCCGCCAGATCCGGGCCGATGGCTCGGTCATGACGACCATCATGGGTGGCAGCTCGGCAACCGGGGGATTCTCTCATAACGGCGCCGGCAGCGGCGCGCTCACCTATAATTGTCCCGAGGTGAAGCAAGCCGTCGGGGCTTTCCTCACCACCATGGCGACGCGCTACAAGGGGCATCCGGGCCTGCTCGGCTATGACATCTGGAACGAGGTCAATTATGCCGAGGATATCGACTTCAACGACTATACCAAGGCCGCGTTCCGCACCTGGCTCAAGGCCAAATATGGTGATCTCGAAGCGTTGAGCCAGGCCTGGTATCGCTATTCCCACGCTGAATGGGACGATGTCGAGCCGCCCCATGACGTGGGCCCCTACCCCGAAAACCTCGATTGGCTGGAATTCAAGCGCCAGCATTATTACGGCGACATGCAGTGGAAGATCGACACGATCCGCGCCGTCGACAAGGATTGCCTGATCGCCGCCCATGGCGTGGCCGGCGCCATCCAGCATATGTCGTCGCACGGCAGCGACGACTGGCTGGCCGCCTCCAAGGTTGAACTCTACGGGCTGACCTGGGTGCCGAGCCGCCGCGGCTTCAAGCCCTGGCAGAATTTTTTCGGGCCGGACCTGACCCGCTCGGCCTCGCGCGGCAAAAAATGGTGGCATGCCGAACGCCCGGGCGGTCCACTGTGGATGCAGCCGCAGGTGCTCGGCCACGAAAAGGAAGACGGCCGGGTGATGGAACCCGAGGATGTGCGGCTACTGACCATGACTTCCTTTGCCGCAGGCGCCACGGGTGTATTGAACCTGCGCTACCGGCCGCTGCTTGACGGACCGCTGTTCGGCGCTTTCGGCTCCTATGGCATGGATGGCAGCCGCACGCCGCGTTCGGACATGGCCAGTGCCATCGCCAAATGGGCCAATGACGATGCCCAGCAGAGCCTGTTCGAGGCCCGGCCGGTGCAAGGCGATATCGGCATTCTGGTCATTCCCGAAGCGCAGGCCTGGGACTATCTGCTCAATCGCAACCATATGCCCGAAACCTATCGCCAGGCCATGTGGGGCGTCTATCGCGGCTTCTTCGACAATGGCATCCAGGCCGATTGGGTGCATATCGAGGATATTGCCAAGTACAATTCCTTGTACGCGCCCTACCCCATTTCGATGACCACCGAGACGGCCAAGGCCATCGCCGCCTGGGTGGCAGGGGGCGGCACGCTGATCAGCGAAGCCACGCCAGGCTATTTCGGCGATCGCGGCAAGGTCGGCACGGTCCAGCCGCATAACGGGCTCGACGCGGTTTTCGGCGTCAGGGAGCACGAGGTCGAGTTCATGCCCGATCTGGGCGACAAGATCGCCTTTGACTTCGAGGGCAAAACGATACGCGGCGGGGGGTTCCTCCAATCCTATACGCTTGAAGGGGCGACCGAACGCGGGCGCTTCGCCGATGGCCGTATCGCCATTGCCGAACATAGGCATGGTTCCGGACGTACATTATTGGTCGGCACCCATCCGGGCATCGGCTATTTCCAGAAAAGCGAAGACACCGGCAAAGCCTATTTCGCCGCCATTCTCGCCTGGGCCGGCAAAAAGCAACGCGTTTCGATCTCGGACAATCGCCTGCAGGCCAGGTTGCACGAGGCCGATGGCCGCAAGGTTCTGTGGGTGCTCAATCCGCTGCGCGAAGCGGCGAGCGTCGATATTGCCGTCGACGGCAGGCCGGCCGTCTATGGCAAGGCCTATTGGGGCAAGGCATCAGGCACCGGCACGGTGTCGATTCCGCAACGCGATCTCGTGATCGTGCAATTGCAGGACTAAGCATGGATATCGGCATTGCCCGGCCTTCCGGGCAGTGCCGGTCCGTTACCCGACCCGTGCGTCCCAATGGCGGGTCGATTTGCGGCAGGCCAGCAGATGGTGTCGCATGGCCTGGCGGGCGCGATCGGCGTCGCTGGCGACAATGGCTTCATAGATCGCGCGATGCTGCTCATTGATGGCAGCGACCTTCTCGGCCGTCCGCAGCCCGGACGTCGTTCGCGCCAGCAGCATGCCACCGAAAATATTGCCGCGAATGGCCTGGATGACACTGGAATAGAAGCTGTTCTGCGAGGCCCGGGCGACGCAGAGGTGGAAATTGTAATCCTCCTCCAGCCCGGGCTCCTTGCTGGCATCGAGCGTTTCGAGCTTGCTGACCACGTCGGCCAGCTGGATCAGATCGTCGGCGGTTCGATGCCGCGCGGCAGCCGCAGCCGCCTCGCCCTCGATCCCCATGCGGAATTCGAAGCAATGGTGGCCAGATGTCGGCCAATCGGTGCTTGACTGAATCATGACGCTGCTCCTCTTCAGACGCCGTGACGGGAACTTCTGCACCTGCCGGTCCGGGGACCGCCAGGGCTTAAATCTTGTTCGCCTCCGCATCATCGCCGCGCAGAATCCGCGCGCCCGCCCAGCGGAGATGCCGCCGCATGGCATCGCGCGCCGCCTCGGCATCCTGAAGGCGGATGGCATCATAGATCGCCTCGTGGTGATCCGCCACCACGGCGCGGAAATCCGGCCGATCGGCCGAAAAATTCCAGATCAACGCCATGCCCATCGTCATCTGCTCGCGCAGCGAGGTGAGGCTGTTGACGTAAAACGGATTGCCCGTGGCCTGGGCAATCGACAGGTGGAAGGCAAAATCGTCCTGCGGCCGTTCCCCCAGCGCGCGCTTCTCCCGGAAGCGTCCCAATACGCCCAGGATCGTCGCCAATTGCTCCTTGCTGCGGTTGAGCGCCGCCGTAGCCGCGATTTCCCCCTCCATGCCTTCGCGGAAGGAGACGAAGGCGGTGATATCGGCAATGCTGCCAATGGCCGGAAACAGCACCTGCTCGGGTGGCTGTTCGACAGCATCGGGCGGGCCGATGACGAAACTGCCCGAGCCCTGGCGCGACTGGATGAGCCCGGCGTCGCGCAGCATGGCCAAGGCCTGCCGGATCACCGGGCGCGACATGCCGAAGCGCCGGGCCAGTTCGGTTTCCGAAGGTAGGCGCGAGCGCGGCGACCAGCTGCCATCGTCGATCAAGGCCAGCATCTGGCCATGCACGACATCCGCCAGGCTCTGGCCTCGCTCAAGCACATAAGGGGGGCGCTCCTCGATCGCCATTCTTCCTCCATCGACCGGTCTATGCAACAATCTAGCATGCGCCAGGTGGCTGCGACAACAAGTTGTTCAAGATGTGAAACTTGTCTTGGCGGCACGCTTTCCCCATAGTGCGGCCTGGTGACAGTCTGGAGATAGATCATGGATCGGATGGGGCGGGCGCGGCCTGGCGCACAATGCGGGCGCGTGCAATGACGTCCATATCCCCATCCCTGAGCCGGCGCGACTGGACCAATGTCGTCGCAGTGCTTTGCGTCCTTGCCGCAACGGCAATTTTCTCGCTCATTTTCATATCAGGCCGCGTCGTCGGCGATCTGGCCTCGCCGCTGCAAATCATGTTTCTGCGCTATTGCGGTGGCCTGCTGACGGTCTGCGCCATCGCGGGGCTCAATGGCAGAAACTGGGCCAGCATGCAGAGCGAACACCGCGTGAGCCAGGCTTTGCGGGCATTGGCGGGTGGGCTGGGCGGTGCGGCCATCATCTTCGGCAATGCGCATATGCCGCTGGTCGACGCCAATGCGATCGGCCTGTTGAGCGGGGTTTTCACCCTGGGCCTGGGCTATATCGTCTTTCGCGACCGCCTGCCCGGCCCGGGTATCGCGGGCGCCCTGGCCTGCATTGCGGGCGCTGCCATTGTCATGGCCGCCCGCGGGGCCTTCACGACGCTGGATGCCAGCTACCTGTTTCCCGCTTCCATCGTGGCGGTTGGCGCGCTCCTGCTGGCCACCGAGCATGTCTTCATCAAGATATTGGCCATGTCCGACCGGCCGCTGGTTACGCTGGCGCATGCCAATTTCTTCGGCGCCATCCTGCTGCTCATTCCCGCGCTGCTGACCTGGCGTTCCACCGGCCCCGTCAATGCCGCCCTGCTCTGCCTCGGGCCGTTCGCCATTCTGGGACAATATCTCAATATCCGGGGCTATATGGCCGCCAGCGTCAGCCTGCTCGCGCCGGTCGGCTATTCCTCGCTGGTCTTCGCCGCCCTTTGGGGATGGTGGTTCTTTGGCCAATTGCCCACGGCCGGCGTCATTGCCGGATGCCTGGTCATCGCCGCGGGCGGCACCGTGCTCGCGCTATCGCGGCATAAATAAAACAACTTCCCGCTACTTCCCATTGACTTGTAAAAGTTGTCATTCGAAACTCAGGAAAAACCTGTGGGAAGTGACATGAGCGAGCGTGCGACGGACAAGAACAGCCAGTGGTGGATCGACGAGCCGATCCGCATGGCGCTGTTTCTCTACAATCAATATCAGGCGCCGGTCGATACCGATGCCTTTGTGCAGAAACTGGTCGATCTGGAGGTCAATGCCGTCATCCTGCCTACCGGCGGCATCGGCGCATTTTATCCCACCGAAGTCCCCTTTCATGTCCGCGCGCCCTCGCTGCCGCCCGGCCGTGATCTGGTGGGTGAGATCGTCGAAAAGGCCCATGCCCGGGACATCTATGTCGTGGCGCGCTTTGAATGGACGGTGAACCAGGACAAGTCGATCATCGAGGCCCACCCCGATTGGGTGCAGCGCGACAGCCAGGGCAATTCCCCGCTCTGGAACGACACGCATCTGATGTGCGTCAACGGCGGCTATATGCAGGAGCATATCTTCAAGATCATGGACGAAGCGCTGACGCGTTATCCGCTCGATGGCATGTTCTTCAACTATGGCGGCGGCCAGCGCAATGCCTTCGGCCCCTGCCAGTGCGACAATTGCAAGCGGCTCTATAAGGACAAATATGGCGCCGAGCTGCCCCTTACGCCGGACGCGCAATATATCGACTTCATGAATGACTGCGCCGGGCAATTGGCCAGCAAGATCCGTGCCTTCGCCAAGGCCAAGAAGCCGCATAATTTCAACTTCATGGTGGGCAAGGACGCCGATTCCACCAATTCGGAAACCCATAGCGCGCCCATAGCCGAAGCCCATGCCTTCTGGCTGTACGATGCCAGTGAAACCGTCAACAGGGCCCGGGCGGCGCATCCCGATCGCATGCAGTTCAACAATGACGCCGCATTCCTCGACGGCCGCTGGCGCTATGCGCATCGCTCGGCCCCCGATGGCGAGGCACGCGCTTACCAGAACATGGCCAATGGCGCCGGCCCCTATCTCTTCGTCAATGGCAATCACGAGCAATTCGA
Protein-coding regions in this window:
- a CDS encoding 2-hydroxy-3-oxopropionate reductase, whose protein sequence is MKIGFIGLGVMGRPMAAHLIAAGHDVAVNRVKPISQHLVDAGARAAATAQEAVKGAEIVILMLPDTPDVEAVLFGQGGIAEAIAPGALVIDMSSISPVSTKDFAARVKAKGGDYLDAPVSGGEVGAKNAALTIMVGGSQEAFERARPLFELMGKNINRVGEVGDGQTAKVANQIIVGLTIQAVAEALLFATRAGADPVKVREALMGGFAASRILEVHGERMNNRTFDPGFRIRLHRKDLALALDAAKSLELALPNTATTAQLMSAALAQGDGDKDHSGLIRTLEALSSATA
- a CDS encoding beta-galactosidase, producing MPLDRLPKVPYGAVYFRKSNPPKPDWERDYGIAAEDGLNVFRHWFMWSAIERRPGYYEWDEFDRQLDLAAKNGMVTVIAEMTQTTPDWAYRKFAHARQIRADGSVMTTIMGGSSATGGFSHNGAGSGALTYNCPEVKQAVGAFLTTMATRYKGHPGLLGYDIWNEVNYAEDIDFNDYTKAAFRTWLKAKYGDLEALSQAWYRYSHAEWDDVEPPHDVGPYPENLDWLEFKRQHYYGDMQWKIDTIRAVDKDCLIAAHGVAGAIQHMSSHGSDDWLAASKVELYGLTWVPSRRGFKPWQNFFGPDLTRSASRGKKWWHAERPGGPLWMQPQVLGHEKEDGRVMEPEDVRLLTMTSFAAGATGVLNLRYRPLLDGPLFGAFGSYGMDGSRTPRSDMASAIAKWANDDAQQSLFEARPVQGDIGILVIPEAQAWDYLLNRNHMPETYRQAMWGVYRGFFDNGIQADWVHIEDIAKYNSLYAPYPISMTTETAKAIAAWVAGGGTLISEATPGYFGDRGKVGTVQPHNGLDAVFGVREHEVEFMPDLGDKIAFDFEGKTIRGGGFLQSYTLEGATERGRFADGRIAIAEHRHGSGRTLLVGTHPGIGYFQKSEDTGKAYFAAILAWAGKKQRVSISDNRLQARLHEADGRKVLWVLNPLREAASVDIAVDGRPAVYGKAYWGKASGTGTVSIPQRDLVIVQLQD
- a CDS encoding FadR/GntR family transcriptional regulator, whose product is MIQSSTDWPTSGHHCFEFRMGIEGEAAAAAARHRTADDLIQLADVVSKLETLDASKEPGLEEDYNFHLCVARASQNSFYSSVIQAIRGNIFGGMLLARTTSGLRTAEKVAAINEQHRAIYEAIVASDADRARQAMRHHLLACRKSTRHWDARVG
- a CDS encoding FadR/GntR family transcriptional regulator, which gives rise to MAIEERPPYVLERGQSLADVVHGQMLALIDDGSWSPRSRLPSETELARRFGMSRPVIRQALAMLRDAGLIQSRQGSGSFVIGPPDAVEQPPEQVLFPAIGSIADITAFVSFREGMEGEIAATAALNRSKEQLATILGVLGRFREKRALGERPQDDFAFHLSIAQATGNPFYVNSLTSLREQMTMGMALIWNFSADRPDFRAVVADHHEAIYDAIRLQDAEAARDAMRRHLRWAGARILRGDDAEANKI
- a CDS encoding DMT family transporter; amino-acid sequence: MTSISPSLSRRDWTNVVAVLCVLAATAIFSLIFISGRVVGDLASPLQIMFLRYCGGLLTVCAIAGLNGRNWASMQSEHRVSQALRALAGGLGGAAIIFGNAHMPLVDANAIGLLSGVFTLGLGYIVFRDRLPGPGIAGALACIAGAAIVMAARGAFTTLDASYLFPASIVAVGALLLATEHVFIKILAMSDRPLVTLAHANFFGAILLLIPALLTWRSTGPVNAALLCLGPFAILGQYLNIRGYMAASVSLLAPVGYSSLVFAALWGWWFFGQLPTAGVIAGCLVIAAGGTVLALSRHK